One window from the genome of Bdellovibrionales bacterium encodes:
- a CDS encoding choice-of-anchor A family protein: MFKVSAALLSLLVAPSLYAQTTCKNPTLHDFTVYSIGNIDVQQSDYQGMTGAGGFILARNFQFNSNPANCLAVAAGGDLGISSAAINGNTEAGGSAGINSTGARGDVVAKEAFINSSSVRGNLVTVQPARVQYSGVGGSRKRSARISLRADHNQISNELRLESSYLKYQTPNNSIKITGSDVVISLKPGANVLTFLRPADLNNAKRIFITGDSTSTAVINVPGDQIILDGQDVILSSTIRVSNITWNFHETSFLQITHTHNGKLGMPGIVMAPNALVVFNEALITGALYAGEIVTNMTDSTLNAGQVNIEPNPAPTPTPTPAQPAPAPKPN; this comes from the coding sequence ATGTTCAAAGTTTCTGCGGCTCTTTTGAGCCTGTTGGTGGCGCCGTCGTTGTATGCGCAGACCACGTGTAAAAATCCGACCCTTCATGACTTCACCGTCTATAGCATCGGCAATATCGATGTTCAGCAGTCTGACTATCAAGGCATGACTGGTGCCGGTGGTTTTATCTTGGCTCGTAATTTTCAGTTCAATTCAAATCCTGCGAATTGTTTAGCTGTTGCTGCTGGTGGCGATCTTGGTATTTCTTCTGCAGCTATCAATGGCAACACTGAGGCCGGTGGTTCTGCGGGTATCAACTCTACGGGTGCCCGTGGTGATGTGGTGGCAAAAGAAGCCTTCATCAATTCATCGAGTGTTCGTGGCAACCTCGTGACTGTTCAACCTGCTCGCGTTCAGTACTCTGGCGTTGGCGGTTCACGCAAGCGCTCGGCTCGCATCAGCCTTCGCGCAGATCACAACCAGATTTCAAACGAACTTCGTCTTGAGAGTTCTTATTTGAAATATCAAACTCCGAACAACTCGATCAAAATTACGGGTTCTGACGTAGTGATCTCCTTGAAGCCAGGCGCAAACGTTCTGACGTTCTTACGCCCTGCTGATTTGAATAACGCAAAAAGAATCTTCATCACAGGTGACTCTACTTCAACAGCGGTGATTAACGTTCCGGGCGACCAGATTATCTTGGATGGCCAAGATGTAATCTTGAGCTCTACGATTCGCGTCAGCAACATCACTTGGAACTTCCATGAGACGAGCTTCTTGCAAATCACTCATACCCACAACGGTAAATTGGGTATGCCAGGGATCGTGATGGCGCCAAATGCATTGGTTGTTTTCAATGAAGCTCTGATCACAGGTGCTTTATATGCAGGTGAAATCGTGACCAACATGACAGATTCTACTCTGAATGCGGGTCAGGTGAATATCGAGCCAAATCCAGCTCCAACACCAACGCCCACTCCGGCGCAACCTGCTCCAGCTCCAAAGCCTAACTAA
- a CDS encoding HAD-IG family 5'-nucleotidase, with the protein MTGKVYVNRTLNLKRIRYIGFDMDHTLVRYNSENFERLSHTTMIDKLIRGKGYPEALRKLLFDYKFAIRGLVIDRQKGNLLKLNRYTAIRASYHGMKPLDFKIHQKLYKSTYIDLSNSNYMAIDTSFSISLAVLFAQIVDLKDNDKSNTYPEYAQIADDVLDALDEAHRDGSLKDEVKKNLAHYIIKDESVVRGLEKFLKHGKKIFVLTNSDFHYSKLLLDYAINPFMKDGKTWHDLFEIVVTLASKPKFFYEDQKFLVVNPADGTMTNLNNKFGPGIYQGGNAKKFTEDLGLNGDDILYIGDHIYGDILRLKKDCNWRTAMVIEELAEEIANNKEAEPTNQEIEVLMRKKEPLEDDLTEMMTKKIEKHADVNEAAIEGLQKTISEIDAQISSLIKKQQALYNDHWGQLMRAGNEESYFAYQLDRYACVYMTKISDLLELSPRTYFRAPRRPLSHELY; encoded by the coding sequence ATGACTGGAAAAGTCTACGTAAACAGAACGCTCAATCTCAAAAGAATTCGTTACATCGGATTCGATATGGACCATACGTTGGTTCGCTACAACAGTGAAAACTTCGAAAGACTTTCTCACACCACAATGATCGATAAGCTCATCCGCGGTAAAGGTTATCCGGAGGCTTTGCGCAAACTTCTCTTTGACTACAAGTTCGCGATTCGCGGTCTGGTTATTGACCGCCAAAAAGGCAACTTGCTTAAATTGAATCGCTACACGGCGATTCGCGCGAGTTACCATGGTATGAAGCCTTTGGATTTCAAAATCCATCAGAAGCTTTACAAAAGCACTTACATCGATTTGTCGAACTCCAACTACATGGCGATCGATACGTCGTTCTCAATTTCTTTGGCTGTGTTGTTCGCACAGATCGTTGATTTGAAGGATAACGATAAGTCTAACACTTATCCCGAGTATGCTCAGATCGCTGACGACGTGTTGGATGCTTTGGATGAAGCTCATCGTGATGGCTCGTTGAAAGACGAAGTTAAAAAGAACCTCGCTCACTACATCATCAAAGATGAATCTGTGGTGCGTGGCCTCGAAAAGTTTTTGAAGCACGGAAAAAAGATCTTCGTATTGACGAACTCTGATTTCCACTACTCAAAGCTTTTGCTCGATTACGCGATCAATCCGTTTATGAAAGACGGTAAAACTTGGCACGATCTTTTTGAAATCGTCGTGACTTTGGCTTCTAAGCCTAAGTTCTTCTACGAAGATCAAAAATTTCTTGTGGTGAATCCTGCTGACGGCACGATGACCAACCTGAACAACAAGTTCGGTCCTGGCATCTACCAAGGCGGCAATGCGAAGAAATTCACTGAAGATCTTGGCCTGAACGGTGATGATATTCTTTATATCGGGGACCATATCTACGGTGACATCCTTCGTTTGAAAAAGGACTGTAACTGGAGAACCGCGATGGTGATCGAAGAGTTGGCTGAAGAAATCGCCAACAACAAAGAGGCTGAGCCTACGAATCAGGAAATCGAAGTTCTGATGCGTAAGAAAGAGCCTCTCGAAGATGACCTCACTGAGATGATGACAAAGAAAATCGAAAAGCACGCCGACGTGAACGAGGCGGCGATCGAAGGTTTGCAAAAAACCATCTCTGAAATCGATGCACAGATCAGCTCACTCATCAAAAAGCAACAGGCTTTGTACAACGATCACTGGGGCCAATTAATGAGAGCCGGCAACGAAGAGAGCTACTTTGCATATCAGCTCGATCGTTACGCTTGCGTCTACATGACGAAGATTTCGGATTTGCTGGAGCTATCTCCGCGCACTTACTTCAGAGCGCCGCGAAGACCGCTGTCTCACGAATTGTACTAA
- a CDS encoding rhodanese-like domain-containing protein: MNPGTKYIQFTSKTENPHYEGVFDIGPQELKDKLNEVKLIDVRQPDEYTGELGHIANSELMVLDTLPDKLNAIPKDKTVVFICRSGGRSARATAFALMNGFQSVFNLQGGMLLWNELQLPTQK; the protein is encoded by the coding sequence ATGAATCCTGGAACGAAATACATTCAATTCACTTCGAAAACTGAAAACCCACATTACGAAGGTGTATTTGATATCGGCCCCCAGGAGCTGAAAGATAAATTAAATGAAGTAAAACTAATTGATGTTCGCCAACCCGACGAATACACGGGCGAACTCGGCCATATCGCCAACTCAGAACTGATGGTCCTCGACACCTTGCCAGATAAACTCAATGCAATTCCGAAAGACAAAACGGTTGTGTTTATCTGCCGCAGTGGAGGTCGCTCTGCTCGCGCCACCGCTTTTGCTTTGATGAACGGCTTTCAAAGTGTGTTCAATCTCCAAGGTGGCATGCTTCTCTGGAATGAGTTGCAATTGCCTACCCAAAAATAA
- a CDS encoding AAA family ATPase has protein sequence MAVLARKVMDIALSAEQEHALEILRSGENVFLTGGAGSGKSYLIRHFMGELDPKQTPILASTGAAAVLLGGRTFHSFFGLGIMEGGVDATYERCCKDHRLLNRLKKVEGVIIDEISMIPGAALMIAEALAQKARDSKLPWGGMRVISVGDFAQLPPVTRSGPRDWAFINETWQRSGFQVCQLSHNQRVQDNYFLDVLADVRYGKVTQRVFDFLSEKVRPHDEEDTGTRLFGRRDMSENFNQKKLGEINEVEVTIDSIYIGAEKFIETLMKMAPVPQKLTLKIGCRVIFLQNDPQKRWINGTRGTVTKIEMDKITVRKDGGREVNVDKTTFSLQDAEGNVTATVIQFPLTLAYATTIHKSQGATLDEVWCDLRSLWEPGQAYVALSRLRTAEGLKLVGWNPRSIIVDPKVLEFYQSI, from the coding sequence ATGGCAGTCCTAGCAAGGAAAGTCATGGATATCGCTCTCTCAGCAGAACAAGAACACGCTCTAGAAATTCTCCGCTCGGGGGAGAACGTTTTTCTTACTGGCGGCGCCGGAAGCGGTAAAAGCTATTTGATTCGCCATTTTATGGGCGAGCTGGATCCAAAACAAACGCCTATTTTAGCCTCCACAGGCGCTGCTGCAGTGCTTTTGGGGGGACGGACGTTCCATAGCTTTTTTGGCCTCGGCATTATGGAGGGCGGCGTCGACGCCACTTATGAGCGTTGCTGCAAAGACCATCGCCTTCTGAATCGCTTGAAAAAAGTCGAAGGAGTGATCATCGATGAGATTTCGATGATTCCAGGTGCGGCTCTGATGATTGCTGAAGCCCTTGCGCAAAAGGCCCGTGATTCGAAGCTTCCTTGGGGCGGAATGAGAGTCATCAGCGTCGGCGATTTCGCACAGCTCCCGCCGGTAACGCGCTCTGGGCCGCGTGATTGGGCCTTTATCAACGAAACTTGGCAGCGCAGTGGCTTTCAAGTCTGCCAGCTTTCACACAATCAGCGCGTGCAAGACAATTATTTCCTCGATGTGCTGGCGGATGTCCGCTATGGCAAAGTCACGCAGAGAGTTTTTGATTTCCTGTCTGAAAAAGTGCGTCCACACGATGAAGAAGATACGGGGACGAGACTCTTCGGTCGTCGTGATATGTCTGAGAACTTCAATCAAAAAAAACTCGGCGAAATCAACGAAGTCGAAGTCACGATTGATTCAATTTACATTGGTGCTGAAAAGTTTATTGAAACCCTCATGAAAATGGCTCCAGTGCCGCAAAAACTGACGCTGAAAATCGGCTGCAGAGTCATTTTCCTGCAGAATGATCCGCAAAAACGCTGGATTAACGGAACACGCGGTACTGTTACAAAAATTGAGATGGATAAAATCACTGTGCGCAAAGATGGCGGCCGCGAAGTAAATGTTGATAAGACCACCTTCAGTTTGCAAGATGCTGAAGGCAACGTGACGGCCACTGTGATTCAATTTCCGCTAACACTTGCTTACGCGACAACAATTCACAAATCTCAAGGAGCAACGCTCGACGAAGTCTGGTGTGATCTGCGCTCACTGTGGGAGCCAGGACAAGCGTATGTGGCACTGAGCCGCTTGCGCACTGCTGAAGGACTCAAATTAGTTGGATGGAATCCGCGTTCCATCATTGTTGATCCAAAAGTTCTCGAGTTTTATCAGTCGATTTAA
- a CDS encoding peptidoglycan DD-metalloendopeptidase family protein encodes MSTKNVYLMTAIVVCGLCLGWGGSFLFQFNDEVIKNPVAAAPPPPNILPSLEELYPYEIPPKSTLGSVLGEMDISSQVIHQIVQAAKPVSDLGRIKPGTRFQLYYKNPKDESSEVTGIKFHFSPTEMLEVHKVNDQWTAQKITEKVEIKVVTFAGVVKSSLWGSAAEAKMDPNLIADLAEVFAWQMDFSREVQADDRWRLSVEQKFVKGQPVGWGSILAAEYENENQKLVGILYRTSDTESGYYSPDGQSLRRMFLKSPIRYGRISSRFSTKRFHPILQYNRPHLGVDFAAPVGTPVRAVGDGVIAEAGVRGGAGKMIRIRHNSEYATAYKHLSGFAKGIHSGSRVQQGQIIGYSGNTGLSTGPHLHFEFFQGGRYIDPLGKKFPSAEPIPQDRLAQFKTEVTTMMASLPDWNSEKFGRSSSLPPQQTQPSGM; translated from the coding sequence GTGAGTACAAAGAATGTTTATTTAATGACCGCGATTGTGGTGTGTGGGCTTTGTTTGGGTTGGGGAGGATCTTTTCTTTTCCAATTTAATGACGAAGTGATTAAAAACCCTGTGGCCGCGGCTCCGCCACCGCCAAATATTTTGCCTTCGCTCGAAGAGCTTTATCCTTACGAGATTCCGCCGAAGTCCACTTTGGGCAGCGTTCTTGGTGAAATGGATATTAGTTCGCAAGTGATTCACCAAATCGTGCAAGCAGCGAAACCCGTCAGCGATCTTGGCCGCATCAAGCCGGGCACGCGCTTTCAGCTTTATTACAAAAATCCAAAAGACGAATCTTCTGAAGTGACGGGAATTAAGTTCCATTTCTCGCCGACAGAAATGCTGGAAGTTCATAAAGTGAATGATCAGTGGACGGCTCAGAAGATCACCGAAAAAGTTGAAATCAAAGTCGTCACATTCGCCGGTGTTGTGAAAAGTTCTTTGTGGGGCTCTGCTGCTGAAGCAAAGATGGATCCGAACTTGATCGCGGATCTTGCCGAAGTGTTCGCATGGCAAATGGATTTCTCGCGTGAAGTTCAAGCGGATGACCGTTGGAGACTTTCAGTTGAGCAGAAGTTCGTCAAAGGCCAGCCGGTCGGCTGGGGTTCCATCTTGGCAGCTGAATATGAAAATGAAAATCAAAAGCTCGTAGGTATTCTTTATCGCACCAGCGATACTGAGTCCGGCTATTATTCTCCAGATGGCCAAAGTCTTCGCCGCATGTTCTTAAAGAGTCCGATTCGTTACGGACGCATCTCATCTAGATTCAGTACAAAACGCTTCCATCCGATTTTGCAATACAATCGTCCGCACTTGGGCGTCGATTTCGCGGCTCCGGTGGGAACTCCAGTCCGTGCAGTCGGCGATGGAGTTATTGCCGAAGCGGGAGTTCGCGGTGGCGCGGGTAAAATGATCCGCATCCGTCACAATTCAGAATACGCAACCGCTTACAAGCATCTCAGTGGTTTTGCCAAGGGTATTCACAGTGGCTCTCGTGTTCAGCAAGGTCAGATTATTGGATATTCCGGCAACACGGGTCTTTCAACGGGCCCGCATTTGCACTTTGAATTTTTCCAAGGCGGCCGTTACATCGATCCGCTCGGAAAGAAGTTTCCATCTGCGGAGCCAATTCCACAAGATCGCCTCGCACAATTTAAGACAGAAGTGACGACCATGATGGCGTCACTCCCGGATTGGAACAGCGAAAAGTTTGGTCGCAGCAGCAGTCTTCCACCGCAGCAAACTCAGCCGAGTGGCATGTAA
- the ribD gene encoding bifunctional diaminohydroxyphosphoribosylaminopyrimidine deaminase/5-amino-6-(5-phosphoribosylamino)uracil reductase RibD, whose product MKLFPEQAMKMAIQEAYKGATRVSPNPLVGAVVLDAEGNFLASGHHEFYGGPHAEVNALKNLSIEQLRGATVYVTLEPCAHEGKTPSCAKMMAKLPIKKVVFGLVDPNPLVAGQGAAILQAAGIETEVFSDAHPEFKNELEEVCEAFLWNFREKKVFVSLKIAQSLDGQVGLKTGESKWITNEKSREYAHYLRACYDATLVGRGTVQHDNPSLNIRHPEIQKDNRVVVIDPSGTLLHEASQLQITRLHKPENIFWCVSAVKNSSRDLPFAKIVKVQENADGSLNLEDLLQNLWNHGLRSVMVEGGPLTAANFLKAGLVNRLYIFTAPVVVGAQGGRSWTEGISIGEMRERLQVKNPQTLSFGADILTTGRLA is encoded by the coding sequence ATGAAACTGTTTCCAGAGCAAGCCATGAAAATGGCCATACAAGAAGCATACAAAGGGGCGACAAGAGTCAGTCCGAATCCTCTTGTTGGAGCCGTCGTTTTAGATGCTGAAGGAAACTTTTTAGCAAGTGGTCATCATGAATTTTATGGCGGTCCACACGCGGAAGTGAATGCTCTGAAAAATCTTTCCATCGAACAGCTTCGTGGGGCCACAGTTTATGTCACACTCGAGCCTTGTGCGCACGAAGGAAAAACGCCTTCATGCGCAAAGATGATGGCAAAGCTGCCAATCAAGAAAGTCGTGTTTGGTCTTGTCGATCCGAACCCACTTGTTGCCGGTCAAGGTGCTGCGATCTTGCAGGCTGCCGGGATCGAGACTGAAGTTTTCTCAGACGCCCATCCTGAATTTAAAAATGAACTCGAAGAAGTCTGCGAAGCATTCCTCTGGAACTTTCGCGAGAAGAAAGTTTTCGTTTCGCTGAAGATCGCTCAGAGCCTCGATGGACAAGTCGGACTTAAAACCGGAGAGAGTAAGTGGATCACGAATGAAAAATCGCGGGAGTATGCTCACTATCTTCGGGCTTGTTATGATGCAACGCTGGTTGGAAGGGGGACGGTTCAGCACGACAATCCGTCTTTAAATATCCGTCATCCTGAAATTCAAAAAGACAACCGCGTGGTGGTGATTGATCCAAGCGGGACTTTGTTGCATGAGGCCTCCCAGTTGCAGATCACTCGGCTGCATAAACCAGAAAATATTTTTTGGTGTGTGAGCGCGGTGAAAAACTCCTCTAGGGACCTGCCTTTTGCCAAAATCGTGAAGGTGCAAGAAAACGCCGACGGCAGTTTGAACCTCGAAGATCTTTTGCAGAATCTTTGGAATCACGGGCTTCGTTCTGTGATGGTGGAAGGTGGACCATTGACGGCAGCAAACTTCTTGAAGGCCGGTTTAGTAAACAGGCTTTATATTTTCACCGCTCCGGTGGTGGTCGGTGCCCAAGGCGGCCGCTCGTGGACTGAGGGAATCAGCATTGGTGAAATGCGCGAGCGCCTTCAGGTGAAAAACCCGCAAACACTGTCATTTGGGGCTGATATACTGACCACTGGACGTTTGGCCTGA
- a CDS encoding microtubule-binding protein, giving the protein MSFNYHKNKEGHSNDSFWTSYSDLFLGLSTIFLLLYVISSLRTSTDAIRSQVESQKLSMEVEELKGQLKMYENVKNEYMNNAPKDEVQEYQELMDKLTLLQEDAKTEKDKLIEQALANDGKVKALNKYQQMVRNVMNANKMAKSKIVNRDDLIKDQDEEIEVKKGEISDLQKDVQQKKALIAEGERKIDEANNYLKSKQAELKQALRTNKITRERYNMRLAQVKAENDKRVNQLALANEKYNEQLEAAAGQLKQANAQLAQTNEQLNQTNTALTNTQGQLAATQGLLDKKEGEVKGLYGALQKQAAEGQAKLAQMQAGFAAEKAREKAAFEAELGRNKAMGAAERARREGEFKAAMAAKEKEFGGKMAALGGQLKDTEGQLAKARAEIEARRSVADEVKKGFAKAGIKADIDMETGDVVLDFGQAYFDSDSDHLKNEMKNVLEKAMPIYSKSLFGNPKISDKITAVEIVGFASPTYKGRFIDPKSQKPEDKQAIKYNMDLSYRRANAIFGYVLDDNNLRFEHQKELVGLMKVSGRSFLEVMNVNTRNVANANEFCKQNDCKKAQRVIIRFNVDQKK; this is encoded by the coding sequence ATGTCATTCAATTATCATAAAAATAAAGAAGGACATTCTAACGACAGTTTTTGGACGTCGTATTCGGATCTATTTTTGGGTCTTAGTACGATCTTCTTGCTGTTGTATGTGATCTCTAGTCTTCGCACCAGCACTGATGCCATCCGTTCACAGGTTGAGAGCCAGAAACTTTCCATGGAAGTGGAAGAGTTAAAAGGTCAGCTCAAAATGTATGAGAACGTAAAAAACGAGTACATGAACAATGCCCCGAAAGACGAAGTTCAAGAGTACCAAGAGTTGATGGACAAACTCACGCTGTTGCAAGAGGACGCAAAAACCGAGAAGGACAAACTCATCGAGCAAGCTCTTGCTAACGATGGCAAAGTGAAAGCTTTGAATAAGTACCAGCAGATGGTGCGTAACGTAATGAACGCCAATAAGATGGCGAAGTCTAAGATCGTTAATCGTGATGACTTAATTAAAGATCAGGACGAAGAGATCGAAGTTAAAAAGGGTGAAATATCTGATCTTCAAAAAGACGTTCAGCAAAAAAAGGCTCTCATTGCTGAGGGTGAAAGAAAGATCGACGAAGCTAATAATTACTTAAAATCTAAGCAGGCTGAGTTGAAGCAAGCGCTTCGCACGAACAAGATCACTCGTGAACGTTACAACATGCGACTTGCTCAAGTTAAAGCTGAAAATGACAAGCGCGTGAATCAGTTGGCTTTGGCAAATGAAAAATACAATGAGCAATTGGAAGCAGCTGCCGGTCAGTTGAAACAAGCTAATGCTCAACTCGCTCAGACGAATGAGCAGTTGAATCAGACAAATACTGCGTTGACGAATACTCAAGGACAATTGGCTGCGACTCAAGGGTTGTTGGATAAAAAAGAAGGCGAAGTTAAAGGTCTTTATGGCGCCCTTCAAAAGCAAGCGGCTGAAGGTCAAGCTAAACTGGCTCAGATGCAAGCTGGCTTCGCGGCTGAAAAAGCTCGCGAAAAAGCAGCATTCGAAGCTGAGTTAGGCCGTAATAAAGCTATGGGTGCGGCGGAACGTGCTCGTCGTGAAGGTGAATTCAAAGCGGCAATGGCAGCGAAAGAAAAAGAGTTTGGTGGCAAGATGGCGGCTTTGGGCGGCCAATTGAAAGACACCGAAGGTCAGTTGGCGAAAGCACGGGCTGAGATCGAAGCTCGTCGTTCTGTAGCTGACGAAGTTAAAAAAGGTTTTGCGAAGGCGGGAATCAAGGCGGATATCGACATGGAGACGGGCGATGTCGTTCTTGATTTCGGTCAAGCTTATTTCGATAGCGACTCGGATCATCTGAAAAATGAAATGAAGAACGTCCTCGAAAAAGCGATGCCAATCTATTCGAAGTCTTTGTTCGGAAATCCTAAGATCTCAGACAAAATTACTGCGGTTGAGATCGTGGGTTTTGCGTCACCGACTTATAAAGGTCGTTTCATCGATCCAAAGAGTCAGAAGCCTGAAGATAAGCAAGCCATCAAGTATAATATGGACCTCAGTTACCGTCGTGCGAATGCCATCTTCGGATACGTTCTCGACGACAATAACCTGAGATTTGAGCATCAAAAAGAGTTAGTAGGATTGATGAAGGTTTCCGGTCGTTCCTTCTTGGAAGTAATGAACGTGAATACCAGAAATGTCGCCAATGCCAATGAGTTCTGTAAGCAGAACGATTGTAAAAAGGCGCAAAGAGTTATCATCAGATTTAATGTGGATCAAAAGAAATAA
- a CDS encoding FHA domain-containing protein: MLKTFCKYTVTVHRKDQVMTKVVNEDSFTIGRSMDCTIALQEDSISRVHIVVHRRQEHIWIEDKGSSNGTFVNNVRIAQNSLVNVVANDRIRVGKSDYVLSIALEIEERDENAAPAGNADATELLKAPAAPQQKAQQPSSAFNPAAFQPILMPKDKDKTAAPQAQRPSQANNQNGVAQNPQETPKAEVRREIRSTPVREENQANNYSSNPAQFEGEKILHDAHKKAAQIIYEGEVQAEKRAQSIYMEARERQSQADSYYQKKVSEAHRHADEIIVNFQKQGEELLVQARQFAQEMRDEVDVFSRKLRDEARVEADAITEEARKEADLIKHDAYEKALTKAEIEAEDLVVSAKAESQDILTSAQQQAEDMLAKVRSEMENELKDLIEAIDDKKKQIQHFKKEMEELQVKALGDQEEAEISLAEVKEEHEKFKVEVEAMQRTLGASRIEDEALQEKIRDQKKAAADLEHQIGVLYGDSKTLERKNKELQDLIGHKTLDIQAAEDQKRIMENELVVHKSQIKERLERDKTQLIKESEQSLHDAQLEMSKRLQKLEQEMLEEIMGRKESIVKDIIVVIETRIAKVLEPAKWDQVSSQIFDGISETLEGKAVSFTESTKQPKQSASLARKKKKENIRWMSVGITAGIMVSILGLQTYNRVTSDKNPMRTLAAEESRRRQEDLEKRKFNPPQVRDVKDTYTDAVIYTAGYVAAYQDPDYQQKLYKAASTYLLKTWRVDEDKSIQVLSMSSALIKELNDKKQNIHPDYVKDGVQKMRNLEKESLERMKVVLGSEVRLESYRRFEKRFFETEILKK; encoded by the coding sequence ATGTTAAAGACGTTCTGCAAATATACAGTCACGGTCCATCGCAAGGACCAAGTAATGACCAAGGTCGTGAACGAAGATTCGTTCACGATTGGTCGTTCTATGGACTGTACGATTGCGTTGCAGGAAGACAGCATCAGCCGTGTGCACATTGTCGTGCACCGCCGCCAGGAGCATATCTGGATCGAGGACAAAGGGTCTTCGAATGGTACTTTCGTCAATAACGTCCGTATTGCTCAAAACAGCCTTGTTAATGTCGTAGCGAATGACCGCATTCGTGTAGGGAAGTCCGACTACGTTTTAAGTATTGCTCTTGAAATTGAAGAGCGCGATGAAAATGCAGCTCCGGCGGGAAATGCTGATGCTACGGAGCTTTTGAAAGCTCCAGCGGCTCCGCAACAAAAAGCGCAGCAGCCTTCATCTGCGTTTAACCCGGCGGCCTTTCAGCCGATTCTGATGCCGAAAGACAAAGATAAGACAGCAGCGCCCCAAGCACAGCGTCCTTCTCAGGCAAATAATCAGAACGGCGTGGCTCAAAATCCGCAGGAAACTCCAAAAGCAGAAGTGCGCCGCGAGATTCGCTCAACACCGGTGCGTGAAGAGAATCAAGCAAATAACTACAGCAGCAATCCGGCGCAATTTGAAGGTGAAAAAATCCTTCATGATGCCCATAAGAAAGCGGCGCAAATTATCTATGAAGGTGAAGTACAGGCTGAAAAGCGTGCGCAAAGCATTTATATGGAGGCCCGCGAGCGACAGTCGCAGGCGGACTCTTACTATCAAAAGAAAGTTTCTGAAGCCCATAGACACGCTGATGAAATCATCGTGAATTTCCAAAAACAAGGCGAAGAGCTGCTGGTTCAAGCTCGTCAGTTTGCTCAGGAAATGCGTGACGAAGTGGATGTGTTCTCGCGTAAGCTTCGTGATGAGGCCCGTGTTGAAGCTGACGCTATTACTGAGGAAGCCCGCAAAGAGGCGGATCTCATTAAGCACGACGCCTATGAAAAAGCTCTGACAAAAGCCGAAATCGAAGCAGAAGACCTTGTTGTCAGCGCCAAGGCTGAATCTCAGGATATTTTGACGTCTGCTCAACAGCAGGCGGAAGACATGCTCGCAAAAGTTCGTAGCGAGATGGAAAACGAGCTTAAAGATCTTATTGAAGCTATCGATGATAAGAAGAAGCAGATCCAGCATTTCAAAAAAGAGATGGAAGAGCTGCAAGTAAAAGCTCTCGGCGATCAAGAGGAAGCAGAAATCAGCCTGGCTGAAGTCAAAGAAGAGCATGAGAAGTTCAAAGTCGAAGTCGAAGCAATGCAAAGAACATTGGGAGCTTCTCGTATTGAGGATGAAGCTCTGCAAGAAAAGATTCGTGACCAGAAAAAAGCGGCTGCTGATCTTGAACACCAAATCGGTGTTCTATATGGCGACAGCAAGACTCTGGAAAGAAAGAACAAAGAGTTGCAGGATTTGATCGGGCATAAAACTCTCGATATCCAAGCAGCTGAAGATCAGAAACGTATCATGGAAAATGAGCTTGTGGTTCATAAGTCTCAGATCAAAGAGCGTTTGGAGCGAGACAAAACACAGCTGATTAAAGAGTCCGAGCAAAGTCTGCATGATGCGCAGCTTGAAATGAGCAAGCGCCTGCAGAAGCTTGAGCAAGAGATGCTCGAAGAAATCATGGGCCGTAAAGAGTCCATCGTAAAAGATATTATCGTTGTCATCGAAACCCGTATCGCGAAGGTTCTTGAGCCGGCGAAGTGGGACCAAGTTTCAAGCCAAATCTTTGATGGGATTTCAGAGACCCTCGAAGGGAAGGCTGTGTCCTTTACCGAGAGCACGAAACAGCCTAAACAATCCGCTTCTTTGGCAAGAAAGAAGAAGAAGGAAAACATCCGCTGGATGTCCGTGGGTATTACTGCGGGTATCATGGTGTCTATTCTCGGTTTGCAAACCTACAATCGTGTGACGTCGGATAAAAATCCGATGCGTACGCTCGCTGCAGAAGAAAGCCGCCGTCGTCAGGAAGATCTTGAGAAGCGTAAGTTTAATCCGCCTCAGGTTCGTGACGTGAAAGATACTTATACAGACGCAGTTATCTATACTGCGGGTTATGTGGCTGCATACCAGGATCCCGATTATCAGCAAAAGCTTTACAAAGCTGCCTCGACGTACTTGTTGAAAACATGGCGCGTGGATGAGGACAAGTCCATTCAGGTTCTGTCGATGTCGAGCGCTTTGATTAAAGAGTTGAACGACAAAAAGCAAAATATCCATCCGGACTACGTCAAAGATGGCGTGCAGAAGATGCGTAATCTCGAAAAGGAAAGTCTTGAACGTATGAAAGTCGTTCTGGGTTCTGAAGTTCGCCTTGAGTCTTATCGCCGTTTCGAAAAGCGGTTCTTCGAGACTGAGATCCTCAAGAAATAG